Within Plectropomus leopardus isolate mb unplaced genomic scaffold, YSFRI_Pleo_2.0 unplaced_scaffold15027, whole genome shotgun sequence, the genomic segment atttttattgttattagcttttaaatctatttttatattttcattcttGTTGATCTAGTTCTTTTATTTCACTCTGttttactactactattactgttactaaagtttcatttttttaaattacgcttttatgtttttgtttgttttttgtgtcaaatgGCTAAATAAGTAACTAaatagtgtttgtttgttttttctttttgctgtttccTCAGGCATCACTTGAATATTTTGTCTTCTTATCAGCTTGTCGGGTTTGTCAAACACTGAACTGCACTAACCTGTATGAAAGGTGGTATGCAATGATTTGATTGATTGGTAATAAATTTGGACATTCAAAGAAACACAGTGTGGCAAAGATTTACCCATTTTAAAGCAGTTGTGGAGGATGAACTCACCAGGATGCTTTTGTATAAGTTGCCGTTGCTGTGTCCCAAGTCCACGCTCACCCTGACGATACACGAGTCGGCCACCTGACGGTTGTACACGGGCAGCGAGGTCATGGACACTGAGCGCTTGTGGATGGAAGCCGGAGAGGGCTTCGGCCGAGCGCCGCCGCAGGACGTGGCAGAAGAGCAGAGATCGGTCCGGCGGTCTGAGgcggaggaggagctggaggaagagggggagtcTGGAGAGGAGTCTGCGGTGGAGCAGgggtaggaggaggaggagcaggacgaggaagaggagaaggccTCTGACACATTGTTGCAAGAGCTATGAAAGCACTGCAGAGGAGATGagacaaaaacaagggaaaaatacTGATGAGTGCGACTGCAAATTCATTTAGAGCATCTGAAATGTTTCATAAGTGATTACTGgaccacagagctgcagagaaaccAGGGACACTCAACGGGCTGTACCTGGGGGCCACACCTGCAAAACagcaggaggtcaggggccactCACAGCAGCCCAAtgtatgtttctaggattttaggacatttctgtgattttaggacattttcatattttaggacatttctaatattttaggatgtttctttgatttaaggacatttctttgatttgaggatgtttctaggattttaggatgttttggggatttcGGGACAtctctatgattttaggaccttCAGAGGTCGGGGGGtctgggggatcctccactggcacttgttttgttcaacaagctctgttttgatgctgtttgatgAACAACTTATGTATACTGAAAGTAATCAAGTTCCCGGCGTGCACCATATCAgcggccagatttggcctgagGGCCGTAacttgagtatcactgctgtacaccattaaaaaaacaaactcaagaTCAGCTGAGGACCTGCTCAATTCAAATTCCATTCAAGGACTGACGCTTGTTTCGATGGGCCTTTGAAGAGAAGCTTTTGTGAAGAGACATTATGCAAGTTAAAAAACGCTCAGTGTACTTTACTTCTTGTTAAAAacgctgcaggttttgtttgacTGCTTCAGAAAGTTTGTGAAGCGTAAATAGTGGCTGTTGTGCTGAACATTAGATAAAGGCAGAGCATGACAAATAGGGACACCACTGAGGACAAAgtagagacagaaaacacacgcatgcacgcgcacatgcacacatgcacacatgcacacacgcacacacacacacacacacacacacacagaggtttaCCTGCAGTCTAATGGAGCACGCTGAGTTTGGGGATGACAGATCCTCCAGCTCAGATCCACTGGATCCAGAAGAGGAGACACTGATCTGGTCAGCGGGGACTTTTTTCGATCCGTCACTCACAGTCAGGAGCCTGAAAATACAGACTCAACTTCAGCTTGAATCAAAGACAAAACTCATTTTATCATAATCATAATGctgttttatataaaattatatgaTATTGTACAATTTATATTCCTTTTATAGTCTAACTACTCTGCAAACAACAAATCAcactaaaaacagagaaagtggggtcagtgtgtgtgtgtgtgtgtgtgggtgtgtgtgtgtgtgtgtgcagtaaaatgtgcacgctctgtgtgtgtttgagcgtTCAAATCAGACCACGCCTCCATACTCACGAGGACAACTTCTTTGTGAGCGTGCGGTGGCTCCAGGGAGGCGGTGAGCACAAGTCAACTGGAGGCTCCAGCTGCCTCGACAGTTCGTAACTGGAACAAAAAAATTAGAGAAATAAGAACTGAAGTCATCTATGGTACTTTCACGTTTTGAGGAAAACTGTGTATGTTTTGCTGACTTTGTTCATAAAGATAAACTGTTTTTGCACACAAACTTTATACTTTGGATTTCATCGCAATAAATCGCTGCCAGCCTCTGTTGGGAACAAATCGAGGCGAACGGTTTCAGAAATTAAAACTATCACTAAAATCAGTGCTGGTTGGTGGATCACACACGCCAAatttacgacatccctctgcccttagaccctcacatcacccaaggaataacccgaaaacaaagaaaaaaaaaaaaaaaaagaaaaagccgcTTTACCTCGGTCCCACCAGCCGCGGAGGTCAGGTTTGCCTGAGGCGTCTGATGTGTCGTGGCGCCCTCCCACTCCCGCCAGCTCACCTGACCTGGGATTCTCGACGTTGTGTTGCCTTGACTGTTCTCCCTCCTCAATTTGAGCAGCCCGCTCATGTTGGACCGCCTGGCACTGGGATGTCAGTGCCACTTCCTGCTCTTCCTGGCCATCCACAGCAGCTCTGTCCCCTTGGGGCTCCTGGCACTGGGCTGCCGGTGCCCTGTACTGCTCAACCTCAGCAATTGCAGAATTTGTTTCTTGATGGAATTTCTGGCACCGGGGTATCGGTGCCCTCGGCCGCATATACTCGACAATCGCACCACTTCGCTCTTGCTGGGGCACCCTGCACCGGGATGCAGTTGTCCCCAGTCGTACACCCACAGCTTCCTGGTCTGTTGGGTTGTCGGCGCCCCCAGCCGTGCAATCCCAGCCATGGCACCAGTTCGCTCttgctggggcatctggcaccgggttGTCAGTGCCCCTCACCGTGCCTCCACACGACCCGCAGCAGCCGGCCTTGGTTGAGACTCCCGCCTACGCCTCCCAACCCGTCTGGGCCGGGGTTgttggcaccgggctgccaccAAATTTTCCCTCTCATCCTGTGCACC encodes:
- the LOC121964287 gene encoding uncharacterized protein LOC121964287, with protein sequence MAAGNVVQSRIWVRRSEGTGDGQETKASGGRKGGSAVARVKVGKGRRNGKRLERRPEPWTKRHGAQDERENLVAARCQQPRPRRVGRRRRESQPRPAAAGRVEARVPQQERSGAIVEYMRPRAPIPRCQKFHQETNSAIAEVEQYRAPAAQCQEPQGDRAAVDGQEEQEVALTSQCQAVQHERAAQIEEGEQSRQHNVENPRSGELAGVGGRHDTSDASGKPDLRGWWDRVCSSYELSRQLEPPVDLCSPPPWSHRTLTKKLSSLLTVSDGSKKVPADQISVSSSGSSGSELEDLSSPNSACSIRLQCFHSSCNNVSEAFSSSSSCSSSSYPCSTADSSPDSPSSSSSSSASDRRTDLCSSATSCGGARPKPSPASIHKRSVSMTSLPVYNRQVADSCIVRVSVDLGHSNGNLYKSILLTSQDKTAQVIQRALEKHHLEHLNWQDFSLTQVISQGRDLLMPDKANVFYAMSTTANFDFVLRQFPKGQKKPLRATMSLGRFTK